Below is a genomic region from Nocardioides panacis.
CCAAGGCGCGCCGGGCCGCGGAGGCGTTCACTCCGGACGGACTGGCCGACCGCCTGGCCGGGCTGTCCGCGGGCCTGCGGGTCTTCGGGGACGAGGTCCGGGCCGGGATGGCCGAGAAGGAAATCGACTTGCGTGGGCACACCGGTCTCACGCTTCATGTACACACCCCCGAGCTGGCAGAGGGCGAGGCGGCCCGAGCCGTCCGCGGCCCGGCCGGCGGGGCAACGAGAGAGGGCAACGACTGATGGACACCGCGGAGATCCGCCGCCGGTTCCTGGCGCACTTCGAGGCGAACGGACACCACGCCGTGCCCTCGGCCCCGCTGCTCGTCGACGACCCCAACCTGCTGTTCGTGAACGCCGGCATGGTGCCCTTCAAGCCCTACTTCCTGGGCCAGGAGACGCCGCGGTGGAACCGGGCGGTGAGCGTGCAGAAGTGCGTGCGCACGCCGGACATCGAGGACGTCGGCAAGACCACCCGGCACGGCACGTTCTTCGAGATGTGCGGCAACTTCTCCTTCGGCGACTACTTCAAGGAGGGCGCCATCGAGCTCGCCTGGGACCTGGTCACCAAGTCCCGCGCCGACGGCGGCTGGGGGCTCGACGAGAGCCGGCTGTGGCCGAGCGTGTACGTCGACGACCCCGAGGCGGTCGCGCTGTGGCGCAAGGTCACCGGGCTGCCCGACGAGCGCATCGTGCGGCTCGGGAAGAAGGAGAACTACTGGTCCATGGGCGTGCCCGGCCCGGGCGGCCCGTGCTCGGAGATCCTCTACGACCGCGGCCCGGACTACGGTCCGGACGGCGAGTTCACCACCACCCAGCGCCTGGAGATGCCGACGAACCTCGAGGACCGCTACCTCGAGATCTGGAACCTCGTCTTCATGCAGGACGAGCTCAGCGCCGTGCGCAGCAAGGACGACTTCGACATCTCCGGCTCGCTGCCGAAGAAGAACATCGACACCGGCATGGGCCTCGAGCGGGTCGCGTTCCTGCTCCAGGGCAAGGACAACATGTACGAGATCGACGTGATGTTCCCGGTGATCGAGAAGGCGATGGAGCTCACCGGCAAGAAGTACGGCGCCGGCGGCCAGCAGGGCCACGAGGACGACGTACGGCTGCGGGTCGTGGCCGACCACGTGCGCAGCTCGATGATGCTGATCGGCGACGGGGTCACCCCCGGCAACGAGGCCCGCGGCTACGTCCTGCGCCGGCTGCTGCGCCGCGCCGTCCGCTCCATGCGCCTGCTCGGCTACGAGGACCGGGCGCTGCCGGAGCTGCTGCCGGTCAGCCGCGACACGATGAGCGAGACGTACGGCGAGCTGCAGCGTGACTGGGAGCGCATCTCCAGCGTGGCCTACGCCGAGGAGGACGCGTTCCGCCAGACGCTGCGCACCGGCACGACGATCTTCGACGTCGCCGCGCAGGGCGCGAAGGCCGGCGGCCAGACCCAGCTGTCCGGGACCAAGGCGTTCGCGCTGCACGACACCTACGGCTTCCCGATCGACCTGACGCTGGAGATGGCGTCCGAGCAGGGGCTCTCGGTCGACGAGGAGGGCTTCCGCCGGCTGATGACCGAGCAGCGCGACCGGGCGAAGGCGGACGCGCGCGCGAAGAAGGGCCAGCACTCCGACGCCCACTCCTACCGCGAGGTGTCCGACGCGATCGGCCAGGCGGTGGAGTTCACCGGCTACTCCGAGGTCGTCTCCGAGGCGACCGTGCGCGGCATCGTCGACGACTCGGGCGTGGCCTCCTCGGCGCGTGAGGGCGACGAGGTGGAGCTGGTCCTGGACCGCACCCCGTTCTACGCCGAGGGCGGTGGCCAGCTCGCCGACCAGGGCGTCATCGAGCTCGGCAACGGCGCCCGCCTGCAGGTGCTCGACGTGCAGTCCCCGATCCGCGGGCTGGTCGTGCACCAGGTCAGGGTGCTCAGCGGCGAGGTCACCGTCGGGCTCACCGGCCAGGCGCTCGTCGACATCGAGCGACGCAAGTCGATCAGCCGCGCGCACACCGCCACCCACATGGTGCACAAGGCGTTCCGCGAGGCGCTCGGCGACACCGCGACCCAGGCCGGGTCGGAGAACGCGCCCGGGCGGTTCCGGTTCGACTTCTCCGCGACCGGCGCGGTGCCGCTGTCCGCGATGGCGGACGTCGAGGCCCGGGTCAACGACCTGGTGCTCGCCGACCTCGGCGTGCACGCCGAGATCATGAGCCAGGACGAGGCCCGCAAGTCCGGCGCGATGGCGCTGTTCGGCGAGAAGTACGGCGACGAGGTGCGCGTGGTCTCCGTGGGGGACTGGGCGCGCGAGCTCTGCGGCGGCACGCACGCCGGCCGCTCCGGCCAGCTCGGCGTGATCAAGCTGCTCGGCGAGTCGTCGATCGGCTCCGGCGTCCGGCGCGTCGAGGCGCTCGTGGGCAGCGACGCCTACCGGTTCCTGGCGCGCGAGCACACGCTGGTGGCCCAGCTCAGCGAGGCCCTCAAGGCGCGTCCCGAGGAGCTGCCCGAGCGGGTCAACGACCTGGTGGAGCGGCTGCGCACCGCGGAGAAGGAGATCGAGCGGGTCCGCGTGCAGCAGCTGCTCGCGGCCGCCGGCGAGCTCGCCGCGCAGGCCAAGGACGTCTACGGGGTGGCGTTCGTCGGCCACCGCGCGGACGGCGCGGGCGCGGGCGACGTACGCAAGCTGGCCCTGGACATCCGCGGCCGGCTGCCCCACGGGGCGCCCGGCGTGGTCGCGATCATCGGCTCCAGCAACGGCAAGCCCGCCGTCGTGGTGGCCGTCAACGACGCCGCACGCTCGTGGGGGCTGTCCGCGAACGCGCTGGTCAAGGCGGCGGCGGTCGCGCTCGGCGGCAGCGGCGGCGGCAAGGACGACGTCGCCCAGGGCGGCGGCGCCGACGTGAGCAACGCCGACCAGGCACTGGTGGACGTCGAGCACGAGGTCGGC
It encodes:
- a CDS encoding DUF6167 family protein, which encodes MSRALWFAAGASVGVYAMTKARRAAEAFTPDGLADRLAGLSAGLRVFGDEVRAGMAEKEIDLRGHTGLTLHVHTPELAEGEAARAVRGPAGGATREGND
- the alaS gene encoding alanine--tRNA ligase produces the protein MDTAEIRRRFLAHFEANGHHAVPSAPLLVDDPNLLFVNAGMVPFKPYFLGQETPRWNRAVSVQKCVRTPDIEDVGKTTRHGTFFEMCGNFSFGDYFKEGAIELAWDLVTKSRADGGWGLDESRLWPSVYVDDPEAVALWRKVTGLPDERIVRLGKKENYWSMGVPGPGGPCSEILYDRGPDYGPDGEFTTTQRLEMPTNLEDRYLEIWNLVFMQDELSAVRSKDDFDISGSLPKKNIDTGMGLERVAFLLQGKDNMYEIDVMFPVIEKAMELTGKKYGAGGQQGHEDDVRLRVVADHVRSSMMLIGDGVTPGNEARGYVLRRLLRRAVRSMRLLGYEDRALPELLPVSRDTMSETYGELQRDWERISSVAYAEEDAFRQTLRTGTTIFDVAAQGAKAGGQTQLSGTKAFALHDTYGFPIDLTLEMASEQGLSVDEEGFRRLMTEQRDRAKADARAKKGQHSDAHSYREVSDAIGQAVEFTGYSEVVSEATVRGIVDDSGVASSAREGDEVELVLDRTPFYAEGGGQLADQGVIELGNGARLQVLDVQSPIRGLVVHQVRVLSGEVTVGLTGQALVDIERRKSISRAHTATHMVHKAFREALGDTATQAGSENAPGRFRFDFSATGAVPLSAMADVEARVNDLVLADLGVHAEIMSQDEARKSGAMALFGEKYGDEVRVVSVGDWARELCGGTHAGRSGQLGVIKLLGESSIGSGVRRVEALVGSDAYRFLAREHTLVAQLSEALKARPEELPERVNDLVERLRTAEKEIERVRVQQLLAAAGELAAQAKDVYGVAFVGHRADGAGAGDVRKLALDIRGRLPHGAPGVVAIIGSSNGKPAVVVAVNDAARSWGLSANALVKAAAVALGGSGGGKDDVAQGGGADVSNADQALVDVEHEVGRAATQR